The Actinomycetota bacterium genome includes a region encoding these proteins:
- a CDS encoding AURKAIP1/COX24 domain-containing protein, with product MSSIIKKRRKKMRKKKHKKMLKKTRWARKNK from the coding sequence TTGAGTTCTATAATAAAGAAGAGACGAAAAAAAATGCGTAAGAAAAAACACAAAAAGATGCTCAAAAAAACCCGTTGGGCAAGAAAGAATAAATAA